In a genomic window of Flexibacter flexilis DSM 6793:
- a CDS encoding sensor histidine kinase — protein MKKPEIPADEELRLKALKEYSILDTLPEKEYEEITYLASQICKVPISLITLIDEKRQWFKSNRGLTVTETPRDVAFCAHAINDKQNIFIVPDSRNDARFHDNPLVTDDPYVIFYVGIPLVNPDGFALGTLCVIDKEPHVLDQYQINALKALANQVMNVFELRKKTIALDIYIKEIEEQNKGLEKFARLAAHDMKSPLANIVMLIDLFKSDYANVVNAEGNDLLDSISGAALSLNQLIDGILKYSRNAKILSENKEFINFYELIKAASKLVDTSGDVRFELDFDRNISIYTNRVALEQIFINLLSNGIKYNDKPIAEVTVKVCSDKEFVRINVIDNGLGIKTQDQERVFQLFETSVNQARRGEKGNGIGLATVKSLVEGLGGHISVRSQVGVGSDFEFTIKK, from the coding sequence ATGAAAAAACCTGAAATTCCAGCCGACGAAGAGCTTCGTTTAAAAGCCCTGAAAGAATATTCTATTCTGGACACTTTGCCCGAAAAAGAATACGAAGAAATCACGTATTTGGCTTCTCAGATTTGTAAAGTACCGATTTCGCTTATCACTTTGATAGACGAAAAACGCCAATGGTTTAAGTCAAATAGAGGATTAACAGTAACCGAAACACCGCGGGATGTAGCCTTTTGCGCACATGCCATCAACGACAAACAAAACATTTTTATAGTACCCGACTCGCGCAACGATGCACGTTTCCATGACAATCCGCTGGTTACCGACGACCCGTATGTTATTTTTTATGTGGGGATTCCGCTCGTAAACCCCGACGGATTTGCGCTGGGTACGCTTTGCGTAATAGACAAAGAGCCGCACGTACTTGACCAATACCAAATCAATGCACTGAAGGCACTGGCCAATCAGGTGATGAACGTGTTTGAGCTACGCAAAAAAACCATTGCCCTTGACATCTACATCAAAGAAATAGAGGAGCAAAACAAAGGTTTGGAAAAATTTGCGCGGCTGGCCGCCCACGACATGAAATCGCCTTTGGCTAATATCGTGATGCTCATAGATTTGTTCAAAAGCGATTATGCCAACGTGGTAAATGCTGAGGGAAATGATTTGCTCGACTCGATTAGCGGCGCAGCCCTGAGCCTGAACCAACTCATTGACGGCATTCTTAAATACAGCCGAAACGCCAAAATCCTGTCCGAAAACAAAGAATTTATCAATTTTTATGAACTCATCAAAGCTGCCTCAAAGCTCGTGGACACGAGTGGCGATGTGCGCTTTGAGCTTGATTTTGACCGTAACATTAGTATTTATACCAATCGGGTGGCTTTGGAGCAAATCTTTATCAATTTGTTGAGCAATGGCATCAAATACAACGACAAACCCATTGCCGAAGTAACGGTTAAGGTTTGTAGTGATAAAGAATTTGTGCGGATAAATGTCATAGACAACGGTCTGGGTATCAAGACACAAGACCAAGAACGCGTTTTTCAGCTTTTTGAAACCTCCGTAAACCAAGCCCGACGCGGCGAAAAAGGCAACGGCATCGGGTTGGCTACCGTCAAATCGTTGGTAGAAGGTTTGGGCGGCCACATTAGCGTGCGTTCGCAGGTAGGCGTGGGTTCTGATTTTGAATTTACGATTAAGAAATAA
- the der gene encoding ribosome biogenesis GTPase Der: MSNIVAIVGRPNVGKSTLFNRLVGERKAIMDDQSGVTRDRHYGRAEWIGKYFTVIDTGGYVSGSEDVFEEAIREQVQLAMEEANVILFMVDVTEGIHPLDEEFARVVRKSKKPVYVIANKADTSERVHWAGSFYALGIGDSEIFPVSSQSGAGTGELLDAVVSHFEEEGEEFPDQGVPRIAIVGRPNVGKSSLVNVLLGTDRNIVTDVAGTTRDSIDTRYKAFGKEFILTDTAGLRRKAKVREDNIEFYSTLRTIKAIEDADVCIIMLDATRGIEAQDASIIGLAERNRKGMVILVNKWDLIENKETNTARDFERAIRERIAPIDYTPIIFISAHTKQRVFQAVEMAIQVYNNRSHKIPTSQVNDKLLPEIDKFQPPAKKGRYIKIKYAMQLPTHTPSFAFFCNLPQYLDKSYERFLENQIRKHFGFEGVPINVFFRKK; this comes from the coding sequence GTGAGCAACATTGTAGCGATAGTAGGCCGCCCAAACGTGGGCAAATCTACTTTATTTAACAGATTGGTGGGCGAGAGAAAAGCCATCATGGACGACCAAAGCGGTGTAACCCGCGACCGCCACTACGGACGTGCCGAGTGGATTGGAAAATACTTTACCGTCATTGATACGGGCGGTTATGTGAGTGGTTCGGAAGATGTATTCGAGGAAGCAATCCGCGAACAAGTGCAATTGGCTATGGAAGAAGCCAATGTTATTTTGTTCATGGTGGACGTAACCGAAGGAATACACCCACTCGACGAAGAGTTTGCACGTGTCGTGCGCAAATCCAAAAAACCTGTTTATGTGATTGCCAACAAAGCGGATACGTCCGAGCGTGTGCATTGGGCGGGTAGTTTCTATGCTTTGGGTATAGGCGATTCGGAAATATTCCCAGTTTCTTCGCAAAGTGGCGCGGGAACGGGCGAGTTGCTCGATGCCGTGGTGTCTCATTTTGAGGAAGAAGGCGAGGAGTTCCCAGACCAAGGCGTACCGCGTATTGCCATCGTGGGCCGTCCGAATGTGGGCAAATCTTCGTTGGTAAACGTGTTGTTGGGTACAGACCGCAATATCGTAACCGATGTGGCAGGCACTACGCGCGATTCCATCGACACGCGTTACAAGGCCTTCGGCAAAGAATTTATCCTGACCGATACGGCAGGTTTGCGCCGCAAAGCCAAAGTACGTGAAGACAATATCGAATTTTATTCGACACTTCGCACCATCAAAGCCATTGAAGATGCAGACGTTTGTATTATTATGCTCGACGCTACGCGCGGCATAGAAGCACAAGACGCGAGCATTATCGGCCTTGCCGAACGCAACCGCAAAGGCATGGTGATTTTGGTGAACAAATGGGATTTGATAGAAAATAAAGAAACGAACACGGCGCGCGATTTTGAACGTGCTATCCGTGAGCGTATCGCCCCGATAGATTATACGCCAATTATATTCATTTCGGCGCACACCAAACAACGTGTGTTTCAGGCGGTTGAAATGGCGATTCAGGTCTATAACAACCGTTCGCACAAAATCCCTACTTCGCAGGTAAATGACAAACTTCTACCCGAAATAGATAAGTTTCAGCCGCCAGCCAAAAAAGGCCGTTATATCAAAATTAAGTACGCGATGCAGTTGCCGACACACACGCCAAGTTTTGCATTTTTCTGCAACTTGCCGCAGTA